One Amycolatopsis thermophila DNA segment encodes these proteins:
- a CDS encoding LLM class flavin-dependent oxidoreductase, whose amino-acid sequence MRTATTVEGSSPGAVDFVVEADRLGLDVCWVAEAWGSDAPSALGYFAARTERMLLGSGIMQVGTRTPVAVAQTAITLSNLSGGRFLLGLGASGPQVIEGLHGVPFARPLARVRETVEIVRRVIEGGKISYAGNEFRIPLPGGDAVPMRLSMRAEHPIPVYLATLSPAMLRLTGEIADGWLGTSFVPEGAAEAYFSHLDEGLARAGRSRADLDVCQGAEVAFAPDEDALRAMVAGRKKELAFSLGGMGSASTNFYNRAYSRQGWAEVAAEVRQRWQAGDRDGAAALVTDEMVLATTLIGTEDMVRKRLQVWRDAGVDTVRLYPAGDTLDARLGTLAQAIDLVREISSRP is encoded by the coding sequence ATGCGCACCGCGACGACGGTCGAAGGGTCCTCGCCCGGGGCGGTGGACTTCGTGGTGGAGGCGGACAGACTCGGCCTCGACGTGTGCTGGGTCGCCGAGGCGTGGGGGTCTGACGCCCCGTCCGCGCTGGGCTACTTCGCGGCGCGCACCGAGCGGATGCTGCTCGGGTCGGGGATCATGCAGGTCGGCACGCGCACGCCGGTCGCGGTGGCGCAGACGGCGATCACACTGTCCAATCTGTCCGGTGGGCGGTTCCTGCTGGGGCTGGGCGCGTCGGGGCCGCAGGTGATCGAGGGGCTGCACGGGGTGCCGTTCGCGCGGCCGCTGGCGCGCGTGCGGGAGACCGTGGAGATCGTGCGGCGCGTGATCGAGGGCGGCAAGATCTCCTACGCCGGCAACGAGTTCCGGATCCCGTTGCCGGGCGGCGACGCGGTGCCGATGCGGCTGTCGATGCGCGCCGAGCACCCGATCCCGGTCTACCTGGCCACCCTGTCGCCGGCGATGCTGCGCCTGACCGGTGAAATCGCCGACGGCTGGCTCGGCACCAGTTTCGTGCCGGAAGGTGCCGCGGAGGCGTACTTCTCGCATCTGGATGAGGGGTTGGCCCGCGCCGGGCGGTCGCGGGCGGACCTGGACGTGTGCCAGGGCGCGGAGGTCGCGTTCGCGCCGGACGAGGACGCGTTGCGGGCGATGGTCGCGGGCCGGAAGAAGGAGCTGGCGTTCAGCCTCGGCGGGATGGGCTCGGCGTCGACGAACTTCTACAACCGGGCCTACAGCAGGCAGGGCTGGGCGGAGGTCGCGGCCGAGGTGCGGCAGCGGTGGCAGGCGGGCGACCGCGACGGGGCCGCGGCGCTGGTGACCGACGAGATGGTCCTCGCCACGACGCTCATCGGCACCGAGGACATGGTGCGCAAGCGTTTGCAGGTCTGGCGGGACGCCGGGGTGGACACGGTGCGCCTGTACCCCGCCGGGGACACCCTCGACGCCCGCCTGGGCACCCTCGCCCAGGCGATCGACCTCGTCCGGGAGATCAGCAGCCGGCCCTGA
- a CDS encoding SRPBCC family protein, producing the protein MEWTGARYADTPTVEVRTWIDAPPERVWALVSDIGLMPELSDELQSVEWAEGSSGPVVGARFVGHNRHEAMGEWSTTSHVVECEPGRVFAWAVEDPDHPSSVWRFRLTPRDGGTELAQWMQMGPGRSGLSYAIDRMPDKEQKIVFVRLRELERGMTATLECIRKRAEA; encoded by the coding sequence ATGGAGTGGACCGGCGCGCGTTACGCGGACACACCCACTGTCGAGGTGCGGACGTGGATCGACGCCCCGCCCGAGCGGGTGTGGGCGCTGGTCTCCGACATCGGCCTGATGCCCGAGCTCAGCGACGAGCTGCAGTCCGTCGAGTGGGCCGAGGGCTCGTCCGGGCCCGTGGTGGGTGCGCGGTTCGTCGGGCACAACCGGCACGAGGCGATGGGCGAGTGGTCGACGACCTCGCACGTCGTCGAGTGCGAACCGGGCCGGGTGTTCGCGTGGGCGGTCGAGGACCCGGACCACCCCAGCTCGGTCTGGCGGTTCCGGCTGACGCCCCGGGACGGCGGCACCGAGCTGGCGCAGTGGATGCAGATGGGGCCGGGACGGTCCGGCCTGTCGTACGCGATCGACCGGATGCCGGACAAGGAGCAGAAGATCGTGTTCGTCCGGCTGCGCGAGCTGGAACGCGGCATGACGGCGACGCTCGAATGCATCCGCAAGCGCGCGGAAGCCTGA
- a CDS encoding DUF4232 domain-containing protein, protein MSGILRRTGVVIAAAAGLGTVAAGTAQAEPTDLGCTATQVDTTLVYGGSGAGTRGGYLQFTAKPGEACYLTGAVPVGLVGAHDVLVANDAPADAPMLYLRNGSSAHVQLTWTTVSPDQQQTPLAVTVDTPGHPDGPVMTVPWTLGPVDTTPESHEIHVGPATPGEAPAGPAA, encoded by the coding sequence ATGTCTGGGATTCTGCGCCGCACGGGGGTCGTGATCGCTGCCGCGGCCGGGCTGGGGACCGTGGCCGCCGGCACCGCACAGGCGGAGCCGACCGATCTGGGGTGCACGGCCACGCAGGTCGACACGACCCTGGTCTACGGCGGCTCGGGCGCGGGCACGCGCGGCGGGTACCTGCAGTTCACCGCGAAGCCGGGGGAGGCCTGCTACCTGACCGGGGCCGTGCCGGTGGGGCTCGTGGGCGCGCACGACGTGCTGGTGGCCAACGACGCGCCCGCGGACGCGCCGATGCTGTACCTGCGCAACGGCTCGTCGGCCCACGTGCAGCTGACGTGGACCACCGTCTCGCCCGACCAGCAGCAGACGCCACTGGCCGTCACGGTCGACACGCCCGGCCACCCGGACGGCCCGGTGATGACCGTGCCGTGGACGCTGGGCCCGGTCGACACGACGCCGGAGAGCCACGAGATCCACGTCGGACCGGCGACGCCAGGGGAGGCGCCCGCCGGGCCGGCGGCCTGA
- a CDS encoding exodeoxyribonuclease III, whose translation MDDVRVATWNVNSVKQRVPRLLPWLDQRQPDVVCLQETKLADDAFRDLLGDELAQRGYEVALAGEPRWNGVAILSKAGLEDVVTGVAGAPGFPHPEARAVAATCGGVRVHSLYVPNGRTPGSEHYQYKLAWLAALRDVVAGGPEAVMLCGDMNIAPTDADVFDPEAYVGQTHVTAPERAALAELTGLGLRDVIRDRWPSERVFTYWDYRAGMFHQDLGMRIDLVLASAPVAGRVAAAWVDRHARKVTGPSDHAPVIVDLDEAPDGDIGPVVPPPSAPRARKGRVTLPQSK comes from the coding sequence GTGGACGACGTGCGTGTGGCGACCTGGAACGTGAACTCCGTGAAGCAGCGGGTGCCGAGGCTGCTGCCGTGGCTGGACCAGCGGCAGCCCGACGTGGTGTGCCTGCAGGAGACCAAACTGGCCGACGACGCGTTCCGCGACCTGCTCGGCGACGAGCTCGCCCAGCGCGGCTACGAGGTGGCGCTGGCCGGGGAACCGCGGTGGAACGGGGTCGCGATCCTGTCGAAGGCCGGGCTCGAGGACGTGGTCACCGGGGTGGCCGGTGCGCCCGGCTTCCCGCACCCCGAGGCGCGCGCGGTGGCCGCGACCTGCGGCGGCGTGCGCGTGCACTCGCTGTACGTGCCGAACGGCCGCACACCCGGGTCGGAGCACTACCAGTACAAGCTGGCGTGGCTGGCGGCGTTGCGGGACGTCGTGGCGGGCGGCCCGGAGGCGGTGATGCTGTGCGGCGACATGAACATCGCCCCCACCGACGCGGACGTCTTCGACCCCGAGGCCTACGTCGGCCAGACCCACGTCACCGCCCCGGAGCGCGCCGCCCTGGCCGAGCTGACCGGTCTCGGCCTGCGGGACGTGATCCGGGATCGCTGGCCGTCCGAGCGCGTGTTCACCTACTGGGACTACCGGGCCGGCATGTTCCACCAGGACCTCGGGATGCGCATCGACCTGGTGCTGGCCTCGGCGCCGGTCGCGGGCCGGGTCGCGGCCGCCTGGGTCGACCGGCACGCGCGCAAGGTCACCGGCCCGAGCGACCACGCCCCGGTGATCGTCGACCTGGACGAGGCCCCGGACGGCGACATCGGCCCCGTCGTCCCGCCACCGTCGGCGCCGCGGGCCCGGAAGGGCCGGGTCACGCTGCCGCAGTCGAAGTAA
- a CDS encoding flavin-containing monooxygenase: MPTDPELDLEALRARYRAERDRRVRPEGAAQYRGAEGGFGYYADDPHAAPGFTRDPLHDRVEVVVVGGGFGGLLTAARLRMAGVDSIRVIEKAGDFGGTWYWNRYPGIHCDIESSVYLPLLDELGYVPEWKYSPGAEILRHAQAIGRHYGLYRDACFRTGVTELRWEDPDWLVSTDRGDRIRARYVVVSSGTLDRPKLPGIPGIDTFEGHTFHTSRWDYGYTGGDANGGLTGLADKRVALIGTGATAIQVVPHLGRDAQHLYVFQRTPSSVDYRGNRRTDPGWAASLEPGWAVRRRENFLRVVTGNPVDEDLVADAWTGSAHLLRNLVPTDVVLMSPEEEEIADFRKMNELRARVDALVEDPATAEKLKPWYRYACKRPTFSDEYLQTFNRPNVTLVDTADYGGVERMTGKTLVVGDEEYEVDCVIFATGFEVGRSDVMSGRLPVFGRDGVPLLGSWRTGPRTLHGFYSHGFPNLFHLGPLQNASSVNFVHVLDEQAHHVAEVVAQARKRGACRVEPSAEAESAWVDTIQATAPDLEEFLAECTPGYYNNEGKPRRRQSFGKGPVVFHDLLRDWRESRMDEVLVDGE, encoded by the coding sequence ATGCCGACGGATCCGGAACTCGACCTGGAGGCGCTGCGCGCCCGGTACCGCGCCGAACGCGATCGCCGCGTCCGGCCGGAGGGTGCCGCCCAGTACCGGGGCGCGGAGGGCGGCTTCGGCTACTACGCCGACGATCCGCACGCCGCCCCCGGTTTCACCCGTGATCCGCTGCACGACCGGGTCGAGGTGGTGGTCGTCGGCGGCGGGTTCGGCGGTCTGCTCACCGCCGCGCGGCTGCGGATGGCCGGCGTCGACAGCATCCGGGTCATCGAGAAGGCCGGCGACTTCGGCGGGACGTGGTACTGGAACCGCTATCCGGGCATCCACTGCGACATCGAGTCCTCTGTGTACCTTCCGCTGCTGGACGAGCTGGGCTACGTGCCCGAGTGGAAGTACTCGCCCGGCGCGGAGATCCTCCGGCACGCGCAGGCGATCGGCCGGCACTACGGCCTCTACCGCGACGCCTGCTTCCGGACCGGTGTGACCGAACTGCGCTGGGAGGACCCGGACTGGCTGGTCAGCACCGACCGCGGCGACCGGATCCGCGCGCGGTACGTGGTCGTGTCCAGCGGGACCCTCGACCGGCCGAAGCTCCCCGGCATCCCGGGCATCGACACGTTCGAAGGCCACACCTTCCACACCAGCCGGTGGGACTACGGCTACACCGGCGGCGACGCGAACGGCGGCCTGACCGGCCTGGCCGACAAGCGCGTCGCCCTCATCGGCACCGGCGCGACCGCCATCCAGGTCGTGCCCCACCTGGGCCGCGACGCGCAGCACCTGTACGTCTTCCAGCGCACACCGTCCTCAGTGGACTACCGCGGCAACCGCCGCACGGACCCCGGGTGGGCCGCGTCGCTCGAGCCCGGCTGGGCGGTGCGACGGCGGGAGAACTTCCTGCGCGTCGTCACCGGCAACCCGGTGGACGAGGACCTGGTCGCCGACGCCTGGACCGGCAGCGCGCACCTGCTGCGCAACCTGGTGCCCACGGACGTGGTCCTGATGTCGCCCGAGGAGGAGGAGATCGCCGACTTCCGCAAGATGAACGAGCTGCGCGCCCGCGTCGACGCGCTCGTCGAGGATCCCGCCACGGCCGAGAAGCTCAAGCCCTGGTACCGCTACGCGTGCAAGCGTCCCACGTTCAGCGACGAGTACCTGCAGACGTTCAACCGGCCCAACGTCACGCTGGTGGACACCGCGGACTACGGCGGCGTCGAGCGGATGACCGGGAAGACCCTCGTCGTCGGTGACGAGGAGTACGAAGTGGACTGCGTCATCTTCGCGACCGGGTTCGAGGTCGGCCGGTCGGACGTGATGTCCGGTCGGCTGCCGGTGTTCGGCCGGGACGGTGTGCCGCTGCTGGGGTCGTGGCGGACCGGGCCGCGCACGCTGCACGGCTTCTACAGCCACGGGTTCCCGAACCTGTTCCACCTGGGGCCGCTGCAGAACGCCAGCTCGGTCAACTTCGTGCACGTCCTGGACGAGCAGGCCCACCACGTCGCCGAGGTCGTCGCGCAGGCCCGCAAGCGCGGCGCGTGCCGCGTGGAGCCGAGTGCCGAGGCCGAGTCGGCGTGGGTCGACACGATCCAGGCGACGGCGCCCGACCTGGAGGAGTTCCTCGCGGAGTGCACGCCCGGCTACTACAACAACGAAGGCAAGCCCCGCAGGCGGCAGTCCTTCGGCAAGGGTCCGGTCGTGTTCCACGACCTGCTGCGCGACTGGCGCGAGTCCCGGATGGACGAGGTGCTGGTGGACGGTGAGTAG
- a CDS encoding TetR/AcrR family transcriptional regulator, whose translation MTTQQTPGRRDPRLDRSRSAILSAAVELLAEGGVRQVTIEAVTARSGVARSTLYRHFPNSTELLAAAFQELIPPLRPPGSGSPRQRLLRLVLAQAEQIERAPALAALVWMATIGLSGPPGPDDGERSRLTALREHVVDTYRRPFDAVLADCLPGGADADFAASRLVGPLLFNALITRRPSDEPFCARLVDDFLATQAS comes from the coding sequence GTGACGACGCAGCAGACGCCCGGACGACGCGATCCGCGGCTGGACCGCTCGCGCTCGGCCATCCTCTCCGCGGCCGTCGAGCTGCTGGCCGAGGGCGGGGTGCGGCAGGTGACGATCGAGGCGGTCACCGCACGCAGCGGGGTCGCGCGATCGACCCTGTACCGCCACTTCCCGAACAGCACCGAGCTCCTGGCGGCCGCGTTCCAGGAGCTGATCCCGCCGCTGCGCCCGCCCGGCTCGGGCTCGCCGCGGCAGCGCCTGCTCCGGTTGGTGCTCGCGCAGGCGGAGCAGATCGAACGGGCGCCGGCGCTGGCCGCGCTCGTCTGGATGGCGACGATCGGCCTGTCCGGACCACCCGGGCCGGACGACGGCGAACGCAGCCGGCTGACCGCGCTGCGCGAGCACGTCGTGGACACCTACCGCCGCCCGTTCGACGCCGTCCTGGCCGACTGCCTCCCCGGCGGTGCGGACGCCGATTTCGCCGCGTCCCGGCTCGTCGGCCCGCTGCTGTTCAACGCGCTGATCACCCGCCGCCCCAGCGACGAGCCGTTCTGCGCCCGCCTGGTTGACGACTTCCTGGCGACCCAGGCGTCGTAG